In a genomic window of Trichoderma atroviride chromosome 4, complete sequence:
- a CDS encoding uncharacterized protein (TransMembrane:12 (i59-80o86-106i127-155o167-186i198-217o237-255i275-296o323-341i378-398o404-425i445-467o479-499i)) yields the protein MDQQDGKASEKTELGQSLESAGSESTQQAELTQLNPQAAPRDMGTFEIIALGFNIPNSWLAVAVALSAALTAGGPVSLIYGNFVITAMYGAAAVTLAELASVYPTAGGQYHFASIMAPKRFNRSISYICGMVATISWIICSASITSVTSLCIAAIAEFYNGFQASAWQLFLISQALNVIGLVYNLFLLKKTHWIHDAAFFLTLFLFVSVSVLCLARGDKQSSAWVWTNFESSSGWTPVVSFFTGLTTHAYMFGGLDATLHLAEETLDPSRTVPKALMSTIGIGFFSGLVFSVAMAYCLPSLDTLANDLVPVYKLWRLATKSDTAGTVFLVIVILLTTYIIAATQQTTSRLLWALARDRGLAFSSQFAKLSPKLGDIPVAALLLDAGLIFVCGCISLASSAAFNALVGVFSLMQMISFAIPAALLIYRRRSEKVLPRKRAFKVPEVVGWACNIGTIVAAVIETVFFTFPTVLPVTGGNMNYAAVVLAIIAIVMAINWFAFAKKHYQGPRIGLAQ from the exons ATGGATcagcaagatggaaaagcATCCGAAAAGACGGAACTCGGGCAGTCGCTGGAATCAGCAGGCTCCGAGAGCACCCAGCAAGCAGAATTGACCCAGCTCAACCCCCAGGCTGCTCCCCGCGATATGGGAACCTTTGAGATCATTGCTCTCGGCTTCAACATCCCCAACAGCTGGTtagccgtcgccgtcgccctTTCAGCCGCCTTGACAGCCGGAGGCCCCGTTTCCTTAATATACGGCAACTTTGTCATCACCGCCATGTACGGCGCCGCAGCCGTGACTCTCGCCGAGCTTGCCAGCGTCTATCCTACCGCCGGAGGGCAATACCACTTTGCGAGCATCATGGCGCCAAAGAGGTTCAACAGGTCGATATCGTACATTTGCGGCATGGTTGCGACGATTTCGTGGATTATATGCTCTGCCAGTATCACTAGTGTTACGAGCTTGTGTAtcgctgccattgccgagtTTTATAATGGCTTTCAGGCGAGCGCTTGGCAGTTGTTTCTCATTTCCCAAGCACTTAATGTGATTGGTTTGGTGTATAATTTGTtcttgctgaagaagacgcaTTGGATACACGATGCAGCTT TCTTTCTCACCCTGTTCTTATTCGTTTCTGTCTCTGTTCTTTGTCTCGCCCGAGGCGACAAGCAGTCTTCGGCTTGGGTCTGGACCAACTTTGAATCTTCTTCGGGCTGGACGCCTGTCGTGTCCTTCTTCACCGGCCTCACCACTCATGCGTACATGTTTGGAGGTCTCGACGCCACGCTTCATCTTGCGGAAGAAACGCTGGATCCTTCCAGAACGGTGCCAAAGGCGCTCATGTCCACCATTGGAattggcttcttttctgGACTAGTCTTTTCTGTGGCCATGGCATATTGTCTCCCGAGTTTAGATACTTTGGCGAATGATCT AGTACCTGTCTACAAACTATGGCGTTTGGCTACCAAATCCGATACCGCCGGCACAGTCTTTCTCGTCATTgtcatcctcctcaccaCATACATCATAGCCGCCACCCAGCAAACCACGTCTCGCCTGCTCTGGGCCCTCGCCCGTGATCGCGGCCTCGCCTTCTCCTCTCAATTCGCCAAACTATCTCCCAAGCTGGGCGACATTCCTGTGGCggccctcctcctcgacgcGGGGCTGATTTTTGTGTGCGGGTGTATAAGTCTGGCTTCTTCCGCTGCATTCAATGCCCTTGTTGGCGTGTTTTCCCTAATGCAAATGATTTCTTTTGCGATTCCTGCTGCGCTGCTGATATATCGTCGGAGAAGTGAAAAGGTGCTTCCGAGGAAGAGGGCGTTTAAAGTGCCCGAGGTGGTGGGCTGGGCTTGTAATATTGGGACGATTGTTGCGGCGGTTATTGAAACTGTCTTTTTCACGTTTCCGACGGTTTTGCCTGTGACGGGCGGTAACATGA ATTATGCCGCGGTAGTGTTGGCGATTATCGCAATCGTCATGGCTATCAATTGGTTCGCGTTCGCAAAGAAGCATTACCAAGGCCCGAGGATAGGGCTTGCTCAGTAG
- a CDS encoding uncharacterized protein (EggNog:ENOG41), with amino-acid sequence MSQADPGFRNIANNHFGDNVTIHQGDVHNHASDQASQCLKDLRSTDPRDDKMRIQNTKGGLLKDSYRWILEHETFKDWRDNAENRILWIKGDPGKGKTMLLCGIIDELMPKTKLAKSADQTANTILLSYFFCQGTDRRINNATAVLRGLIYLIIAQEPSLISHVLEKYNHAGKDLFSDGNAWVALSEIFAAILQDPKMKEVILVIDALDECEADLSNLLDVIVQQFEFSHIKCIVSSRNILGIQQRLESYIPEGVLSLELKGNASCVSEAVDAYIEHSISRLTSIQGEYSVQENLRKLVQQKANGTFLWVSLVMKELQKVEAWEVMEVVADMPTDLVALYNRMMHQINSLSRRNKSLCKNLLSAVFTAYYPLSLAEVGVVAGIPDHISGSLESIAKLVTMCGSLLTLNEDKVYFIHQSAKDFVYTEIHSTDAAKRHLDVFKQSVAAISKLPKNIYGLTDFGPRPKDAQPPDPNPLASMRYSCFYWANHLCDTCNASSEDETQLIINETFKPFLNNHVLRWIESLSLLDGLLEGIRSMRKLLHELPRNKNIQLSSTLSSIEIFILRNAALITKSPLQVYGSALMFSPVHDHIKATQWDERLPFIKDIQGITTDGFLKTLKYHTRRVEALAISPRWRDAGVKVLARTTMLLGRCNRCP; translated from the exons ATGAGTCAAGCAGATCCAGGCTTTCGAAATATCGCAAACAATCACTTTGGAGACAATGTCACAATCCATCAAGGCGATGTACATAATCACGCGTCCGATCAGGCCAGCCAGTGCCTGAAGGATTTGCGGTCAACCGATCCCCGCGACGATAAAATGCGCATCCAGAACACGAAAGGCGGATTACTTAAAGATTCGTACCGCTGGATCCTCGAACATGAAACCTTTAAGGACTGGCGTGACAATGCAGAGAACAGAATCCTTTGGATTAAAGGCGACCcaggaaaggggaaaacaaTGCTGCTCTGTGGCATAATCGACGAATTGATGCCAAAAACAAAACTGGCCAAGTCAGCGGATCAAACTGCGAACACTATACTCTTGTCCTACTTCTTCTGCCAGGGTACCGACAGGCGCATTAATAACGCTACCGCTGTACTGCGTGGACTGATATACCTCATCATTGCACAAGAACCCTCTCTTATCTCGCACGTTCTGGAAAAGTATAACCATGCGGGCAAAGATCTCTTTTCAGATGGGAACGCTTGGGTAGCCTTGTCGGAAATATTCGCGGCTATCCTGCAAGACCCCAAAATGAAGGAAGTGATCTTAGTTATCGACGCATTGGACGAGTGTGAGGCAGACTTGTCCAACCTCTTGGATGTCATTGTACAGCAATTCGAATTCTCTCACATCAAGTGTATCGTATCGAGTCGAAACATACTCGGCATTCAGCAGCGACTCGAGTCATACATACCTGAAGGCGTTCTGAGTCTCGAGCTGAAAGGAAATGCTTCATGTGTATCCGAGGCCGTGGATGCGTACATCGAGCACAGCATATCACGACTAACCTCGATACAGGGCGAATACAGCGTTCAAGAAAACTTACGCAAATTAGTCCAACAAAAAGCCAATGGCACATTTCTATGGGTATCTCTAGTGATGAAAGAGCTTCAAAAGGTTGAAGCCTGGGAAGTAATGGAAGTGGTTGCAGATATGCCAACGGACCTAGTTGCCCTATACAATCGGATGATGCACCAAATCAACAGCCTATcgagaagaaataaaagtcTTTGCAAAAATCTACTTTCAGCGGTATTTACAGCATATTATCCACTCAGCTTGGCTGAAGTAGGAGTTGTCGCTGGGATACCGGATCACATATCGGGGAGCCTCGAATCCATTGCCAAGCTGGTAACAATGTGTGGTTCACTTCTCACACTAAACGAAGATAAAGTCTACTTTATCCATCAGTCGGCAAAGGATTTTGTTTACACAGAGATACACTCGACTGACGCTGCTAAAAGACATTTAGATGTCTTCAAGCAATCGGTTGCTGCTATATCAAAGCTACCAAAAAACATATACGGCCTCACAGACTTTGGGCCTAGGCCGAAAGATGCGCAGCCGCCTGATCCGAATCCTCTGGCTTCAATGAGATACTCATGCTTTTATTGGGCCAATCATCTTTGCGATACATGTAATGCGAGCTCCGAAGACGAAACCCAACTGATCATCAATGAGACGTTTAAACCCTTTTTAAATAACCATGTCCTCCGTTGGATAGAGAGCTTATCTCTGCTCGACGGGCTTTTAGAAGGCATACGTTCCATGCGCAAACTTCTCCACGAG CTACCAcgtaataaaaatattcaGCTTTCGAGCACTTTAAGCAGCATAGAAATTTTCATCCTTCGCAATGCAGCGCTTATTACCAAATCGCCGCTTCAAGTATATGGTTCAGCCCTTATGTTTAGTCCAGTGCATGATCACATAAAGGCAACCCAATGGGACGAGAGACTACCTTTCATCAAAGACATTCAAGGGATTACAACAGACGGTTTCTTGAAGACACTCAAGTACCACACCCGTCGTGTTGAAGCTCTTGCAATTTCCCCCCGATGGCGAGATGCTGGTGTCAAAGTCTTGGCACGAACAACTATGTTGCTGGGACGTTGCAACAGGTGCCCTTGA